The following DNA comes from Rhodopseudomonas boonkerdii.
GCAACCCGGTCCATATGCGCACCAATAACGATCTCATGCAATTTCCTCGACGGCGTTGGGCGCGGCGATGACACGCGGCGGTGTGCGGCATTGCTGAGCGATTGCGCGCTTGTAGACACGAAGTCCGAGAATGATTGCGATCTCTGTAGCGATGAGGAGGGCGACCACCCAAAAGCCGATGCTGACCGGATTTTGGTTGCTGCCACGCAATGCGTAACCCAGGCTGAGAAACGGCATGTTCCAGATCACGGTGCCGATCGCGGTAGCCGCTACAAAAACGCGCGGTTCGAGCCGTAGCACGCCAGCTGGAAGAGCCAGATAGATTCGCACGGTCGGTAGTGTCTGGCCGATCAGCGTTACCCAGAAATGATTTCCGCGATAGGCATCGGTGAGTTGTTCATAGAACGAGAACCGCAACAGTACGTATTTCCCGTAGGTTCTCACTAGTCTCTCGATGCGCTGCGAGCCGAGCGCACGTCCGAGCACGTACCAGCCGATCGCGCCGACAACGGAACCGATGCTTGTCGCCACGATGGTCATCGCGAGCGTCGCGCCATCTGGCAGAGTGAGACCGAGTAGCATCAACAAGACGTAGGACGGAAACAGTGGAATGAACTTCTCGGCGACCGCCAGGCAAACGATGCCGGCGAGGCCGAAATGCAGGAACATTGCGATGGTACTTGACGTATCCATGATGCCTCGATCACGTGTAGAGTGGGCGTCGGCTGATCCGGTACACTGAAGCCGGCGGAAGATTGCGAAAGGTCTGTCCGATGCAGCTTGCCTGCAGATCGAGACGATCGAGGATTGCATCAGGAACAGGACAGCGTGGTCCGTAGGTGATCTGGTAGACCGCGCAACCAGGGCGGAGATAGGCAAACGCGCCGCTGAGGATCATCAGAACCTTCTCCGGCGGCATCGTGAGCAGCCCGAGTCCGGAGACGATGGCGCCAACAGGGGCCCCCTCGAACAGTCTTTCCTTTGTCATCCAAGCTGCGTCCATCCACAACACCCGCACGCCCGGGAAGCGTCGCTGCAGAAGTGGAATGAAATCGGACCCGTACTCGATCAACGTCAAATCTTGCGGCCTGACGCCGCGGCGGAGCAACGCGCGCGTGAAGGCGCCGGTGCCAGGGCCGAGCTCGATCACAGGACCGGTGTCGGCCGATATCTCCTGCGCTATCAGCGCCGCCACGGCGGGTCCAGAGGGCGCAACGGCTGCGACGCGCAGCGGATCGCGAATCCATGCAAGGAAGAATGGCAGGATGTCAGCGGCCGACATAGCAAGTCTCGCTCGAGAGATCGCCAGTCTCGTAGATTGGATTCAGTAGCAAAGCCATTTTCAGATCCTTCCGCTTGCTTGTGTCCGCCATCGAAAAGTGGAGCAGTCACCAGGTGAGCCATATCGGGCGCGCAGGATGATC
Coding sequences within:
- a CDS encoding class I SAM-dependent methyltransferase; this encodes MSAADILPFFLAWIRDPLRVAAVAPSGPAVAALIAQEISADTGPVIELGPGTGAFTRALLRRGVRPQDLTLIEYGSDFIPLLQRRFPGVRVLWMDAAWMTKERLFEGAPVGAIVSGLGLLTMPPEKVLMILSGAFAYLRPGCAVYQITYGPRCPVPDAILDRLDLQASCIGQTFRNLPPASVYRISRRPLYT
- a CDS encoding DedA family protein — its product is MDTSSTIAMFLHFGLAGIVCLAVAEKFIPLFPSYVLLMLLGLTLPDGATLAMTIVATSIGSVVGAIGWYVLGRALGSQRIERLVRTYGKYVLLRFSFYEQLTDAYRGNHFWVTLIGQTLPTVRIYLALPAGVLRLEPRVFVAATAIGTVIWNMPFLSLGYALRGSNQNPVSIGFWVVALLIATEIAIILGLRVYKRAIAQQCRTPPRVIAAPNAVEEIA